A single window of Micrococcaceae bacterium Sec5.1 DNA harbors:
- a CDS encoding GNAT family N-acetyltransferase, giving the protein MTQLETKVRLLAAYDQQLRTDAETPSALEVTEHGRLRLATFLGGRGFITYRDLGDADEQSVRRLVEEAIAYFQAKPEIIKVEWKTRGHDFAPGLHEALLHNGFTEDDPESITIGEARALSVDVPLPDGVTLRQVVDEPDVRAMSAMQDEVFGEPVSDEMADALLRRLSLDESMELWVAEADGQIVSAGRLEPVPGTDFAGIWGGATRQEWRGRGIYRALTARRAQSALANGKTLIHSDSTEFSRPILERSGLLKVSTTTPYRWARG; this is encoded by the coding sequence ATGACTCAACTTGAGACGAAGGTCCGGCTCCTCGCAGCCTATGATCAGCAGCTTCGTACCGATGCGGAGACTCCGAGCGCATTGGAGGTCACTGAGCACGGCCGCCTTCGTCTGGCGACGTTCCTTGGCGGCCGCGGGTTCATCACGTACCGGGACCTCGGCGATGCGGATGAGCAAAGCGTCAGGCGGCTCGTCGAAGAGGCGATTGCGTACTTCCAAGCCAAACCCGAAATCATCAAAGTCGAATGGAAAACCCGCGGACACGACTTTGCTCCAGGTTTGCACGAGGCTTTGTTGCACAATGGCTTCACTGAAGACGATCCGGAATCGATCACGATCGGTGAAGCCCGGGCGTTGAGCGTAGATGTGCCTCTTCCCGACGGCGTGACGCTGCGGCAGGTGGTCGACGAACCGGACGTGCGAGCCATGAGCGCGATGCAGGACGAGGTGTTCGGCGAACCGGTGTCGGATGAGATGGCTGATGCCTTGCTGCGCCGGCTTTCTCTGGACGAGAGCATGGAGCTGTGGGTGGCAGAGGCGGACGGTCAAATCGTCAGCGCCGGACGGCTCGAACCGGTCCCCGGCACCGACTTCGCCGGAATCTGGGGTGGCGCGACCCGCCAAGAATGGCGTGGCCGCGGGATTTACCGGGCGTTGACGGCACGCCGTGCCCAGTCCGCGCTCGCTAACGGTAAGACGCTCATCCACAGCGACTCCACCGAATTCTCGCGCCCAATTCTGGAGCGCTCCGGACTGCTCAAGGTCTCGACGACCACCCCGTACCGCTGGGCGCGTGGCTGA
- a CDS encoding glycoside hydrolase yields MAFTARRIRRPVAVLAAAVTAAASLALMPATATTATADDATAVTITPNPASRGKAFEGWGTSLVWFANATAGYSPELREELYQKVFGEDGLNLNIARYNVGGGNASDVANYLNDGSAVEGWWKPVTDAQAGQAPSNLYNPDGTVDKTQANKLAFLNQWNPDDPASYNPDADQNQRWWVERLAADQQITHWEAFSNSPPWFMTKSGYVSGQVNTSKGENLLPEAEGKFAAYMRHAVELLEKGSGIKMDTIDPFNEPNSGYWGTDINAATGKPPTTYTQKQEGALIYPAAQDRVTKLLAAELGKGSTDAVISGMDETDPTKFMTNWNGYSQEAKDAVGQLNVHTYGTNDRRRVRDLANSTDKPLWMSEVGGFWTGNPALGDSTSGWDRSNITNGLGIAGRMVNDLRELEPDAWVFWQPVEDTYKQEKADKGWGSIYVDFDCNYEGREGFSNRRLNDGATQEQAKCKVLTNQKYNTTRNFTHYIRPGDFLIQNDNAKTASALRADGNGATLVHFNDTPTPEKVTIDLSRFGSIAPGSTVTPVVTSKSPLDDIEKNALVKGAPVAVNTTSKSATLEVPAASVVTFVVDAVSGVSDDAAPVQDGHSYHLTGEASGKYLTARADGSSSIEELGTDAAGVAPQIWTFNAVNADDEFANDRRWVLTNKDGRVLTGNGGVLNASQSGAATLASLTLDQAKATPAAQWIVTTENGKHWSLVNAGAAIALQVSANQTAVGTSVGLASSTGTTATATGNPHQSWAFTDIADLKLLGTQPLELSTLTGVAPVLPSTVTPLYKAGPGKPLAVTWSPVDPAAWQKEGKVALHGSGVDPYGQTFTDALLTVTVGQYVATDAASVTVGVGSTLASVQAAAPSTVPGQIADGPARNPLPVAWDWSSFDASALQSTGSVTVPGKAGSLSATLTVVVVDRVPSSNICKDDPTTAATASYTEGSYIAKNTCDANASTRWSNWVSGGRAGDSLSYAFSRDYTVSSVAVTSAEKAAQSLKIQYQDAAGIWKYTSAGTITGLSTAAPVTVLFDPVTTRGIRVSFVTTGSYTKVAEVAIAGSRLADAGLADLGRLLVNQASVVGFAAGTSDYRVLSTSATPAVVGYPLDTNAKVTVQQPTAENPTAVVTVTAPDGTTKDYRLTFSTGKDACKSNGWKTSPAPVFGDQGECVSYFTEGK; encoded by the coding sequence ATGGCGTTTACCGCGCGAAGAATCCGAAGGCCAGTGGCTGTGCTGGCGGCAGCTGTCACTGCCGCAGCGAGCCTGGCGCTCATGCCCGCAACAGCCACGACAGCAACAGCGGACGATGCAACAGCCGTAACCATCACCCCCAATCCCGCCAGCCGGGGCAAGGCCTTTGAAGGTTGGGGAACGAGCCTGGTGTGGTTTGCGAATGCGACGGCGGGCTACTCCCCCGAGCTGCGTGAAGAGCTGTACCAGAAGGTCTTCGGCGAGGACGGCCTCAACCTCAACATCGCCCGTTACAACGTGGGCGGCGGCAACGCCTCGGACGTAGCCAATTATCTCAACGACGGCAGCGCTGTGGAGGGATGGTGGAAGCCGGTCACCGACGCGCAGGCCGGCCAGGCGCCGTCGAACCTTTACAACCCCGACGGGACAGTCGACAAAACACAAGCCAACAAGCTCGCGTTCCTGAACCAGTGGAACCCGGATGACCCCGCGTCGTACAACCCCGACGCCGATCAGAACCAACGGTGGTGGGTGGAGCGCCTCGCCGCCGACCAACAAATCACCCACTGGGAAGCCTTCAGTAACTCCCCACCCTGGTTCATGACCAAGAGCGGCTACGTATCCGGCCAGGTCAACACCAGCAAGGGCGAAAACCTGCTACCCGAAGCCGAGGGTAAGTTCGCCGCCTACATGAGGCACGCCGTCGAGCTTCTCGAAAAGGGCAGTGGCATCAAGATGGACACTATCGATCCGTTCAACGAGCCGAACTCGGGCTACTGGGGCACGGACATCAACGCCGCAACCGGCAAACCGCCCACCACGTATACGCAAAAGCAGGAGGGTGCCCTGATCTACCCTGCCGCCCAGGATCGCGTCACCAAACTCCTGGCCGCGGAGCTGGGGAAGGGCAGCACGGATGCCGTCATCTCGGGGATGGACGAGACGGATCCCACCAAGTTCATGACCAACTGGAACGGCTACAGCCAAGAGGCCAAGGACGCGGTCGGTCAGCTCAATGTCCACACTTACGGAACCAATGATCGCCGCCGGGTCCGCGACCTCGCCAACTCCACGGACAAGCCGCTGTGGATGAGCGAAGTGGGCGGATTCTGGACGGGCAACCCGGCGCTCGGCGATTCCACCAGCGGCTGGGACCGTTCCAACATCACCAACGGCCTGGGCATTGCAGGGCGCATGGTGAACGACCTCCGCGAACTCGAACCGGACGCGTGGGTCTTCTGGCAGCCTGTGGAGGACACCTACAAGCAGGAGAAAGCGGACAAGGGCTGGGGTTCCATCTATGTTGACTTCGACTGCAATTACGAGGGCCGCGAAGGCTTCTCCAACCGCCGGCTCAATGACGGGGCCACTCAGGAACAAGCCAAGTGCAAGGTCCTGACCAACCAGAAGTACAACACCACCCGCAACTTCACCCACTACATCCGTCCGGGCGACTTCCTCATCCAGAACGACAACGCCAAGACCGCCAGCGCCCTCCGCGCGGACGGAAACGGCGCCACCCTTGTCCACTTCAATGACACCCCGACGCCGGAAAAGGTCACCATCGATCTCAGCCGTTTTGGCAGCATCGCGCCAGGCTCTACGGTCACGCCGGTGGTCACCAGCAAGTCCCCGCTGGATGACATCGAGAAGAACGCGCTGGTGAAAGGTGCGCCTGTCGCCGTCAACACCACGTCAAAGTCCGCCACGCTTGAGGTTCCTGCCGCCTCAGTGGTGACGTTCGTCGTCGACGCCGTCAGCGGAGTTTCAGACGACGCCGCGCCTGTGCAGGACGGCCACAGCTATCACCTCACCGGTGAGGCAAGCGGCAAGTACCTGACGGCTCGTGCGGACGGTTCTTCCTCGATCGAAGAACTGGGTACGGACGCTGCGGGCGTGGCTCCGCAGATTTGGACGTTCAACGCAGTGAATGCTGACGATGAGTTTGCGAATGATCGCCGTTGGGTCCTGACGAACAAGGACGGCCGGGTGCTCACAGGCAATGGTGGTGTGCTGAACGCCAGTCAATCCGGTGCTGCTACGCTTGCTTCCCTGACCTTGGACCAAGCCAAGGCGACTCCTGCTGCACAGTGGATAGTGACAACGGAGAACGGCAAGCACTGGTCGCTGGTCAACGCCGGGGCTGCAATTGCCCTGCAGGTTTCGGCTAACCAAACTGCTGTTGGAACGTCCGTGGGGTTGGCGTCTTCTACGGGAACCACGGCTACAGCAACGGGCAACCCGCATCAGTCCTGGGCCTTCACGGACATCGCCGACTTGAAACTTCTGGGCACTCAGCCTTTGGAGCTCAGCACGCTCACCGGTGTCGCACCTGTCCTCCCCAGCACGGTGACTCCGCTCTACAAAGCCGGCCCGGGCAAACCGCTTGCAGTCACGTGGTCCCCTGTAGATCCAGCAGCGTGGCAGAAGGAAGGGAAGGTTGCACTCCACGGTTCAGGTGTTGATCCGTACGGCCAGACGTTCACTGATGCGCTCTTGACTGTGACTGTAGGGCAGTACGTGGCAACGGATGCGGCGTCTGTGACTGTTGGTGTCGGCTCCACTTTGGCCTCGGTCCAAGCGGCAGCGCCGAGCACGGTCCCCGGCCAAATCGCTGACGGTCCTGCCCGCAATCCACTGCCCGTGGCGTGGGACTGGTCTTCCTTTGATGCTTCAGCGCTGCAATCCACAGGTTCAGTGACCGTTCCGGGTAAGGCCGGCTCCCTGTCCGCGACCCTCACCGTCGTGGTGGTGGACCGTGTTCCGAGCAGCAACATCTGCAAGGACGATCCCACCACGGCAGCAACCGCCAGCTACACCGAGGGCTCCTACATCGCCAAGAACACGTGCGACGCCAACGCCTCCACCCGCTGGTCCAACTGGGTAAGCGGTGGCCGGGCCGGTGACAGCCTGAGCTACGCCTTCAGCCGGGACTACACCGTTTCCTCCGTGGCCGTGACGTCTGCGGAAAAAGCGGCGCAGAGCCTCAAGATCCAGTACCAGGACGCCGCTGGCATCTGGAAGTATACGTCCGCCGGAACCATCACGGGACTCTCGACGGCGGCACCGGTCACCGTCCTCTTCGACCCCGTGACCACCCGCGGGATCAGGGTTTCGTTCGTGACCACGGGTTCGTACACAAAGGTCGCTGAAGTGGCCATCGCCGGTTCCCGCTTGGCGGATGCCGGGCTCGCCGATCTCGGCAGGCTCCTTGTGAACCAAGCCTCGGTCGTGGGTTTTGCTGCCGGAACCAGCGACTATCGGGTGTTGTCGACGTCGGCGACTCCCGCCGTCGTCGGCTACCCGCTGGACACCAACGCGAAGGTTACGGTCCAGCAGCCCACCGCTGAAAACCCGACGGCGGTAGTCACCGTGACGGCGCCCGACGGGACCACGAAGGATTACCGGCTGACGTTCTCCACCGGTAAGGACGCGTGCAAGAGCAATGGATGGAAGACGAGTCCGGCGCCGGTGTTCGGTGACCAGGGCGAGTGCGTGAGCTACTTCACCGAGGGGAAGTAG
- a CDS encoding GntR family transcriptional regulator → MADPQPRNTGAHLVYSELKRRILSLELKPGERIYEPAMATELRVSRTPLREAIRRLISESLLEQQATGGVLVPVLDETAISELYDVRAALESLMAREACAKAAVEDIEKLQGILERNAAMVGFADEAMKYGVKLHATIAAIAGNSWAQRFHDQISSQVERYRHFTNNSPDRREEALADHRVLVEAIASKKPDKAAKIAFDHVIAARDETLRAISGAGLVNE, encoded by the coding sequence ATGGCAGATCCACAACCACGGAACACCGGAGCACATCTCGTCTATAGCGAGCTCAAACGGCGCATCCTCAGCCTCGAGCTCAAACCCGGGGAGCGCATCTACGAGCCAGCGATGGCCACCGAGCTACGCGTCAGCCGTACGCCTCTGCGGGAAGCCATCCGGCGCCTCATTTCCGAGAGCCTCCTGGAACAGCAAGCCACCGGGGGAGTGCTGGTTCCGGTGCTGGATGAGACGGCAATTTCCGAACTGTACGACGTCCGGGCTGCACTGGAATCGCTGATGGCCCGCGAAGCGTGTGCCAAGGCGGCCGTGGAGGATATTGAGAAGTTGCAGGGGATCCTTGAACGCAATGCAGCCATGGTGGGATTCGCTGATGAAGCCATGAAGTATGGCGTGAAACTGCACGCCACCATCGCAGCTATAGCTGGTAACTCGTGGGCTCAACGGTTCCATGACCAGATCTCAAGCCAGGTTGAGCGCTACCGGCATTTCACCAACAACTCCCCTGACCGTCGGGAAGAGGCCCTCGCCGACCACCGGGTACTCGTGGAAGCCATAGCTTCCAAGAAGCCGGACAAGGCAGCAAAAATCGCGTTCGACCACGTCATCGCCGCCCGGGATGAGACGCTGCGTGCCATTTCAGGCGCGGGTCTCGTGAACGAATGA
- a CDS encoding DEAD/DEAH box helicase codes for MPSHTDETWELAIQTPAINDRSLAAGLAYAMGSRVSGISFDSATGLLLGKVRGTGPQPYSTSAKLVRKPSGWSCTVGICSCPVRKDCKHVAALLFTAEDHPTIRAQLLSQAPGIQTSRLGSSEQGGSGRPAWEQALNRLIAKPGTAPSTAGIPLALQFEVEEPAAHFSYTGRRDPMRSIRQLKARPVMMGAKGKWIRGDVSWNNLSYVSFRREFNEAHVEWLQTFLAAHGSSNGRQQPSGAMWLSLNDFAAKNLWTLLADATKAGIPLIHAAGSEPVHVETQPAVVGLSLARLEALGGKDGKQTPDGGLQLAPSVTVGGEQIDAGTVGFIGKPAYGIFFTHSGAEALPGVPQQNNLITLAPIEGGISDELLEFVTEGETLQIPAEDESRFLTSFYPKLRQSTPVKAADESVELPTLAVPTLSLLANYGIDHKVRLHWEWHYKSGTLVTAQPLWRHPDDRGYRDDLEEARILDSIGRPWDLVPALAESATGGWGAPRLAASAELSGLDTLAFTEEILPALKDLPDVVVETSGDIADYREAAEAPVVSISTKETASGDWFDLGIVITLEGEPVSFAAVFSALAAGMSRMLLPSGAYFSLDLPELHQLRALIDEARSLQDNPDNKDGTLQISRFQAGLWDELAQLGIVDEQAAAWREAVGGLLDDGVTGLPLPAGLNAELRPYQLEGFNWLSFLFKHSLGGVLADDMGLGKTVQAIALICAAKELAVATADSSTRAPFLVVAPTSVVSNWAAEAQRFAPGLVVRTVGETFAKSGLSPVDALAGADVVITSYALFRIDYDAYATFQWAGLMLDEAQFVKNHQSKAYQCARKLPARFKLAITGTPLENNLMEFWALTSIVAPGLFPSPKRFAENYQKPVEKNGDSAQLAKLRRRVRPLMMRRTKEQVIKDLPPKQEQVLEVVLNPRHQKVYQTHLQRERQKILGLIDDVNKNRFTIFQSLTLLRQLSLDASLVDSSLSGVRSSKLDVLFEQLEDLISEGHRALIFSQFTGFLGKVRERLDAEGVEYCYLDGSTRNRGDVVSEFKNGVAPVFLISLKAGGFGLNLTEADYVFLLDPWWNPASEAQAVDRTHRIGQARNVMVYRLVAKDTIEEKVMALKAKKSQLFADVMEGDALAGGSLTADDLAALFAE; via the coding sequence ATGCCGTCCCACACAGACGAAACCTGGGAACTGGCCATTCAGACTCCTGCCATTAATGACCGCTCTTTGGCGGCCGGACTGGCCTATGCCATGGGCAGCCGCGTAAGCGGAATTTCTTTCGATTCGGCCACCGGTCTCTTGCTTGGCAAGGTCCGCGGCACTGGGCCGCAACCATATTCGACGTCGGCCAAGCTGGTTCGCAAGCCAAGCGGCTGGAGCTGCACAGTAGGTATTTGCAGCTGCCCTGTCCGCAAGGATTGCAAGCATGTGGCCGCGTTGCTTTTCACCGCTGAGGACCACCCCACGATCCGCGCCCAGCTCCTGTCCCAGGCGCCCGGGATCCAGACCTCGCGCCTTGGTTCCTCCGAGCAGGGCGGTTCCGGGCGGCCGGCTTGGGAGCAAGCCCTCAACAGGCTGATCGCGAAGCCGGGCACTGCGCCGAGCACTGCCGGCATTCCCCTCGCCCTGCAGTTCGAGGTGGAAGAACCGGCCGCCCACTTCTCCTACACAGGCCGCCGCGACCCCATGCGCAGTATCCGGCAACTCAAGGCCCGGCCCGTGATGATGGGTGCCAAGGGCAAATGGATCCGCGGCGACGTCTCCTGGAACAACCTCAGCTACGTCAGTTTCCGCCGTGAATTCAATGAGGCTCACGTCGAGTGGCTTCAGACTTTCCTCGCTGCGCATGGTTCCAGTAATGGTCGCCAGCAACCGTCCGGCGCCATGTGGTTGAGCCTGAATGATTTCGCTGCCAAGAACCTCTGGACCCTTCTCGCCGACGCCACTAAAGCCGGCATTCCGCTCATTCACGCCGCTGGTAGCGAGCCTGTCCACGTCGAGACCCAACCGGCCGTCGTCGGACTCAGTTTGGCGCGCCTTGAAGCGCTGGGCGGCAAAGACGGGAAGCAAACGCCCGACGGCGGCCTGCAGCTTGCGCCGTCCGTGACGGTAGGCGGCGAGCAGATTGATGCCGGAACTGTGGGCTTCATAGGCAAGCCCGCGTACGGGATCTTCTTCACGCATTCCGGCGCCGAAGCCCTGCCCGGAGTGCCGCAGCAGAACAACCTGATCACACTCGCTCCGATTGAGGGCGGTATCAGTGATGAACTGCTGGAGTTTGTCACTGAGGGGGAAACGCTTCAGATTCCGGCCGAAGACGAGAGCCGGTTCCTGACCTCGTTCTACCCGAAGCTGCGGCAGTCAACCCCCGTCAAGGCAGCGGATGAATCGGTGGAACTGCCGACGCTGGCAGTCCCTACGCTCTCCCTCCTCGCCAATTACGGCATTGATCACAAGGTGCGGCTGCACTGGGAGTGGCACTACAAGTCCGGCACGTTGGTCACGGCGCAGCCCCTGTGGCGGCATCCGGATGATCGTGGCTACCGCGATGACCTCGAGGAAGCCCGGATCCTGGATTCGATCGGTCGGCCGTGGGACTTGGTTCCGGCATTGGCGGAATCAGCTACCGGCGGCTGGGGCGCTCCGCGGCTCGCGGCCTCGGCTGAGCTTTCCGGGCTGGACACGCTGGCTTTCACTGAGGAGATCCTGCCGGCGCTCAAGGACCTGCCCGATGTGGTGGTCGAAACGTCCGGCGATATCGCTGATTACCGCGAAGCCGCCGAAGCTCCCGTTGTCTCCATCTCCACGAAGGAAACGGCGAGCGGCGACTGGTTCGATCTCGGCATCGTCATCACCCTCGAAGGCGAACCGGTCTCGTTCGCCGCCGTGTTCTCCGCCCTCGCTGCCGGAATGAGCCGCATGCTGTTGCCCAGCGGCGCCTACTTCTCCCTCGACCTGCCTGAGCTGCACCAGCTGCGCGCACTGATCGACGAAGCCAGGTCACTGCAGGACAACCCGGACAACAAGGACGGCACCCTGCAGATCAGCCGTTTCCAGGCCGGGCTCTGGGATGAGCTCGCCCAGCTGGGGATCGTTGACGAGCAGGCGGCCGCATGGCGAGAGGCAGTGGGCGGACTGCTCGACGACGGCGTGACCGGACTTCCGCTGCCTGCAGGCCTTAACGCTGAGCTGCGTCCGTATCAGCTTGAAGGTTTCAACTGGCTCAGCTTCCTGTTCAAGCACAGCTTGGGCGGCGTGCTGGCGGATGACATGGGTCTGGGTAAGACCGTGCAGGCGATCGCGCTGATCTGCGCGGCCAAGGAGTTGGCTGTTGCTACGGCTGATTCCTCAACGCGCGCTCCGTTCTTGGTGGTGGCCCCCACCAGTGTGGTGAGCAACTGGGCCGCGGAAGCGCAACGCTTCGCTCCAGGGCTTGTGGTGCGGACCGTCGGTGAAACTTTTGCCAAGAGCGGCCTGTCACCCGTCGACGCGTTGGCGGGTGCCGACGTCGTTATTACGTCCTATGCCCTGTTCCGCATTGATTACGATGCCTACGCAACATTCCAGTGGGCCGGCCTGATGCTGGACGAGGCGCAGTTCGTGAAGAACCACCAATCCAAGGCATACCAGTGCGCGCGCAAGCTGCCGGCCCGGTTCAAACTGGCCATCACGGGCACTCCGCTGGAGAACAACCTCATGGAGTTCTGGGCGCTGACATCGATCGTGGCGCCTGGCCTGTTCCCGAGTCCCAAGCGGTTCGCGGAAAACTACCAGAAGCCGGTGGAGAAGAACGGTGACTCGGCGCAGTTGGCCAAGCTCCGGCGTCGTGTCCGTCCACTGATGATGCGCCGCACCAAAGAGCAGGTCATCAAGGACCTGCCGCCCAAGCAGGAACAGGTCCTGGAAGTAGTGCTCAACCCGCGGCACCAGAAGGTTTACCAGACGCATCTGCAGCGCGAGCGCCAGAAGATCCTGGGGCTGATCGACGACGTCAACAAGAACCGCTTCACGATCTTCCAGTCCCTGACGTTGCTCAGGCAGCTGAGTTTGGATGCGTCGTTGGTGGATTCGTCGTTGTCAGGGGTGCGGTCGTCCAAGCTCGATGTGCTCTTCGAACAACTGGAAGACCTCATTTCCGAGGGACACAGGGCCCTGATCTTCAGCCAGTTCACGGGATTCCTGGGCAAGGTGCGTGAGCGTTTGGACGCTGAGGGCGTGGAGTACTGCTACCTCGACGGCAGCACCCGGAACCGCGGCGACGTCGTCAGCGAGTTCAAGAACGGCGTTGCTCCGGTGTTCCTGATTTCGCTGAAGGCCGGTGGCTTCGGGCTCAACCTGACCGAGGCGGATTACGTGTTCCTGCTGGACCCGTGGTGGAACCCGGCATCCGAAGCACAGGCTGTGGACCGTACCCACAGGATCGGGCAGGCCCGGAACGTCATGGTCTACCGTTTGGTCGCGAAGGACACTATCGAGGAAAAGGTCATGGCTCTGAAGGCCAAGAAGTCGCAGCTGTTCGCGGATGTGATGGAAGGCGATGCGCTGGCTGGTGGCTCGTTGACGGCGGATGACCTGGCGGCGCTGTTCGCGGAATAA
- a CDS encoding MFS transporter has protein sequence MIGELGRRSSIALLIHSALIQAVTFLVRPATSYRALELDVPGFALGLLAASYAVFPLLLALPIGGLVDRLGERRLMAIGSAVVLGCSAFLLFFGTSVPALVAGTALLGAGQLACVVGQQAVVANNAESARLDSAFGYLTFAASLGQALGPLAISLVGGASVRPDTNAIFLLATAMSLVLFVTTFVVSSKVSRRRRMSNGSAGAKGGAMALLKTPGVVRALATSATVLAVVDLTVVYLPALGAERGLSAATVGLMLTVRAVLSMVSRLGLGNMSRKLGRMRLLVLSLAVSAVSLAVAAIPMPMWLLFVVMAFLGLGLGIGQPLTMSWLSAQAPEGQRGRALALRLAGNRVGQVVLPSAIGVVAVGLGAAGVFLASAVAVGGTMLLLRGVRLDD, from the coding sequence ATGATTGGCGAACTGGGGCGACGCTCGTCCATTGCACTTCTGATCCACTCGGCCCTCATCCAGGCCGTCACCTTTCTGGTCCGGCCAGCCACCAGCTACAGGGCGTTGGAACTGGACGTCCCCGGGTTTGCGCTCGGTCTTCTCGCTGCAAGCTACGCAGTCTTCCCGCTACTCCTCGCGCTGCCGATCGGCGGACTGGTGGACCGCCTTGGTGAACGTAGGCTCATGGCGATCGGGTCCGCCGTCGTGCTGGGTTGTTCCGCTTTTCTGCTGTTCTTCGGAACGTCGGTTCCCGCGCTGGTGGCCGGAACAGCGCTTCTTGGCGCCGGGCAGCTCGCTTGTGTGGTGGGGCAGCAGGCGGTCGTTGCGAACAATGCAGAGTCGGCGCGCTTGGACTCTGCGTTCGGGTATCTGACGTTCGCCGCGTCGCTGGGACAGGCACTTGGACCGTTGGCGATTTCCTTGGTGGGCGGCGCCTCCGTCCGCCCGGATACGAATGCCATCTTCCTTCTGGCGACGGCCATGAGCCTGGTGCTCTTCGTGACTACTTTTGTGGTCTCGTCGAAGGTTAGCCGGAGAAGACGCATGTCCAACGGATCCGCTGGCGCCAAGGGCGGCGCCATGGCATTGCTCAAAACCCCTGGTGTGGTCCGGGCATTGGCAACGAGCGCTACCGTCCTGGCAGTGGTTGACCTGACTGTCGTCTATCTGCCCGCCCTTGGCGCAGAGCGGGGCCTGAGTGCGGCAACTGTTGGCCTGATGCTGACTGTTCGAGCGGTGTTGTCCATGGTTTCGCGGCTGGGGCTTGGCAACATGTCCCGGAAACTGGGACGGATGAGGCTGCTGGTTCTGAGCCTTGCAGTTTCCGCAGTGTCGCTGGCAGTAGCGGCAATTCCGATGCCCATGTGGTTGCTCTTCGTCGTCATGGCGTTCCTCGGCCTTGGCTTGGGAATCGGCCAGCCATTGACGATGTCCTGGCTCTCAGCCCAGGCGCCCGAAGGCCAACGCGGACGCGCGCTGGCCTTGAGGCTCGCCGGCAACAGGGTGGGCCAAGTTGTCCTGCCGAGCGCGATCGGAGTTGTGGCCGTCGGACTCGGCGCGGCGGGTGTGTTCCTTGCCTCCGCGGTGGCAGTTGGCGGAACGATGCTGTTGCTGCGCGGGGTGCGGCTGGACGACTGA